From Xiphophorus couchianus chromosome 4, X_couchianus-1.0, whole genome shotgun sequence, a single genomic window includes:
- the LOC114143383 gene encoding zinc finger protein 32-like, translating to MENFLVKENNTTSPVMYLPDNASGAHLNAVHNESLSRAGDTKSDQLPRPEENRSLFENLPALPRKLASKRGRRTYICDQCGKTFRRKRRLTAHLRSHGVERPYSCVQCGKSFIQKGNLTIHQRVHTRESLPQA from the exons atggagaactttctggtgaaagaaaacaacacgACCAGCCCAGTGATGTATTTACCAGAC AACGCCAGTGGCGCCCACCTGAACGCAGTTCACAATGAGAGTCTGAGCAGAGCCGGCGACACTAAAAGTGACCAGCTCCCCCGTCCTGAAGAGAACAGATCGCTTTTTGAGAACCTTCCCGCTTTGCCTAGGAAGCTCGCCTCCAAACGCGGGAGGAGGACGTACATCTGCGACCAGTGTGGGAAGACGTTCCGGAGGAAAAGGCGTCTGACGGCCCATCTGCGGAGTCACGGCGTTGAGAGGCCGTACAGCTGTGTCCAGTGCGGGAAGAGTTTTATTCAGAAGGGGAATCTGACAATCCATCAGCGCGTCCACACCAGAGAGAGTTTACCTCAGGCCTGA